The genomic interval AACTTCTGCCTGGTCTGCATCGGGCAGCTGTGGGACAGCAGTGACGTCTGCCAGTGCCCCGCCTGTAACAAGACCTTCGCCTCCAGGCCTGAAATAAGCATCAACACGGCCTTCAAAGAGCTGGCAGACGCTTTGAGGCAAATGATCGTCTGCTCCTCAGCCTCACCCCTGTCTGCCGCCAAACCGGGCGAGGTCGTGTGTGACGTGTGCGCCGCCTCCTCCCTGCAGGTGAGGGCCCACAAGTCGTGCCTGGTGTGTCTGACGTCGTACTGCGAGGCCCACCTGGAGCCGCACCGGACCGCGGCCACCCTGAAGCTGCACAAGCTGATGGAGCCGGTGACGAACCTGCAGGACAGGCTGTGCAAGAAGCACGAGCGGCTGCTGGAGATTTTCTGCAGGACGGAGCAGATGTGCGTCTGCCAGTTCTGCACCGAGACGGAGCACAAAGACCACCGGGCGGTGACGATGGAGGACGAGAGCAAGGAGAGGAAGGTAACGGGAGATGGGGACCATCGTAAGCTGAACTTTGAAGGCCAGAAATGATGGGATCGTGATGTAATGTTCTTACATGTGTTATACTTGAAATCACCCAAACTGAACATAGCACATCAAGTAGTCTATCAGCACAATGTGAGCTAAAAATTCAGCTCTATCATGTTAAAGAAAGCTGTGCCATTATTTGTGGTCTGATTAATGTGGGGCGATGGTGGCAGGAGTTCATCCTTTTATTGGTAGGTTGCCGGTTCGACTCCTCATTCCATATGTCTCCGTCATTATGTGTCCTTAGGCAAGAGACTTACCTGCTGGTGATGGACAGAGGCCAGCTGTGGCCACTGTCCATcatcagcatgtgaatgtgtgtgtgtgtgggtgtgtgcgtgaatgactgaatgtccTGTGAAGCGCTTTGGGTCTTCTAGACTTGATAAAGCTCTGTTCAAGTACCGTCTGTTTACCGCTTACCATCAGTTTGTAACTCGGTGATACACAGAGTGCCGACCCAGCccatcttttaaataaataaacaaataaatatgttatttcCATTTAGGTTCACATGAAGCAAACGCAGGCAGATTTTCAGCAGATGATCCAGGAGCGGCAAAAGAAGATTGAGGAGATAAAAACCTGTCTGAAGCTGAGCACAGTAAGTGACGATGGAGAGAGTAAACCTCAACCTCCAACTGAAAGTAAGTGTTGTGTTAAACAAAACCCTGCTCTAAACACACATTACATTGCATCTTGGTGTTTTCCTGTAgtagaaattatatttatttcatcacTGGAAGCTTGTCCCAGGTGTACCAAAATCAAAACTTATATCTCACtccatttctttaaatcaagtgCTAACATGTTTGGTGCTTTCCAGTTGAGCGctgagaaggagaagaaggcgAGCGACAGTCTCTTCACGTCGCTGATCAACTCGACGAAGGAGAGACGAGCCGAAGCTGATGCAGAAATCGAGGAAAGGCAGAGAGCAGAAGAGAAGAGGGCAGAGGAGCTCATCGGCGAACTTCAGCAGGAAATCGCTGAGCTGCAGAGGAGAAACACCGAACTAAACCAGCTGGAAAACACCGACGACCACCTGCACCTCCTGCAGGTCAGCATCAACCTCAGATTGTGATGATGGGAAGCAGATTTTTAGAAACTggatatatatgtgtgtgtgtgtgtgtgtgtgtgtgtatgtatatatatgtatgtatatataaaatgtgcTGGCTAATGTGATCGTCGTCTGAAGCAGGTTTGCTACTGTAGAAACAGTCAGGAGGAAAGCACAGCATTTTGGCGATCATTTTTCATTAATGTACAAActctattcatttttttttatcctggtCAGAGACTGCCCTCGCTTGTGTCACCTCCACCTACCAACAGGGAGTGGACAGAAACAAGGATCTACCCTGAACTCTGCGTTGGGACGGTGAGGAGAGCGCTTTCCAGACTGCATAACACTGTGAGGAAAGACCTGGATGTCTTGAAGAAAGAAGGTAAACGACACGGAAAAGAGTTTAAACGTCATTTAGGATGAAATCACATCTGTAGATCCAACCATTTTCTATCATGTATTCATGGTAGCAAACTTTCCTTTGATTCTTTGTTCTATGTTTATAGTACTGCCTAAGGTCAGCATGACAGTATGACCTAAAACCAGGCAGCCATGTTGGCTGAATAATACTGCTCATATAGATGCCAGATGTATGTCTCATTTATGGGTTAAATTCTCATAACTGTGTCTAGCCAATGGAAACAGACATGTGTGGCAACTCTCATCTTGAGAAGTCATAGCACTTGTTGTTGTATCAGCCTTTTCTGTCCTGCAAGAGGTTTTAATGATTTAACTTCATGCCGACCTGCTTCCACCTGAATCCCATAGTGAATACTCAATATTTCTGCCCCAAAAATAAGACTATTGTGCACTAAGCTGTGGCTACTTCCTTGTTACAGGAGGCTATATCCATTCTGAAGCCAGCTACCAATATGATTAATGATTGGCTGACACCAGTAACTGAACAGCCAGTACTTGCAAATGAGAATTAGGCTAGTTACTTGTGTTAACCTTTGGCCTCTCCAAAGATTGCATTCTTCCTTTGTTGATAATCTCATGAGTaggctagcattagcatagGATTCAGTGGCATTAGCTTCGGATAAGTTGGCAGCTAGCATACCCGGTCCCCCGCGACTCGTGCtttcttttgtaaaagaaaatatatcgAGAAGAAAATTGGTTGGATTAGACGCATTGATGTGTTCTTTTGACAGTTTAcgcaaaagattaaaaatgcttGTATTATACAGAACTGAAGTTGGTTTCTGATGGGCCAGATGAATAAAAGGGCAATTCCATCTAGTTTGTTGcgactttaaatatttttaattagctaaagtttaaaaacttcAATCCACAAACAAATACAGGGTTGGCGGTTTGCTCTGAAACACAAGCTTCAGATTATTTAGGCTCTTTAGGCTCTTTAGGCTCTCGCCTTGTTAGATGTAATCATGAGACATTGGTGCTATTTGCCCATAGCTGGGACCGTGGTTGACAGGTCCACACACACTGTGCACCTCATCTCTGGGGGCCCACTGTTGCTCCGAGACCCCTTGCAGTTTGGCCTGGGACTGTTAATGTACCCAGTTTCCGTGTGTGGCCACGAGGAGGCACTGCAGAGGTCTTTGGCGTGGAGAGGCTATAAACTGGCAGGAGGggaatcacacacacaccctgctccTCTTTTCAGCCCATATCAAGGGGACAAGCCAGTTGCAGTAGCTGGACGCAGAAAGTTGCAATAAAGCAACTTTGTACAATTCCAGGAAGAATCTCTAAGCTACTGCAAGAGACGCTTCACACTCACCTGGTGTACACTCACATGtacactaacacacacatatatgattagtttgtttttaattgggaGGAGTGGggtgtttatttgttgtttggaATTTGTTGCAATGTTTCTTGTTTGCCTTTTTGGTTATTT from Gambusia affinis linkage group LG18, SWU_Gaff_1.0, whole genome shotgun sequence carries:
- the LOC122819916 gene encoding nuclear factor 7, brain-like isoform X1 codes for the protein MLPEKQLQCSICQQVLADPVTTPCGHNFCLVCIGQLWDSSDVCQCPACNKTFASRPEISINTAFKELADALRQMIVCSSASPLSAAKPGEVVCDVCAASSLQVRAHKSCLVCLTSYCEAHLEPHRTAATLKLHKLMEPVTNLQDRLCKKHERLLEIFCRTEQMCVCQFCTETEHKDHRAVTMEDESKERKVHMKQTQADFQQMIQERQKKIEEIKTCLKLSTVSDDGESKPQPPTESKCCVKQNPALNTHYIASWCFPVVEIIFISSLEACPRCTKIKTYISLHFFKSSANMFGAFQLSAEKEKKASDSLFTSLINSTKERRAEADAEIEERQRAEEKRAEELIGELQQEIAELQRRNTELNQLENTDDHLHLLQRLPSLVSPPPTNREWTETRIYPELCVGTVRRALSRLHNTVRKDLDVLKKEEMRRMQKYAVDVVLDPDTAHPNIVLSSDGKQAGRGELLHLVPDIPQRFDPVICVLSKKGFRSGRFYFQVAVGNKTFWDLGVVKESVNRKGMITSTPDNGYWTVRLRNASEYRALDSPSVLLQLQKSPKTIGVFTDYEERMVSFFDVDDRSHIYTFTGCLFSERIFPFFSPGVFDHGKNTEPLIITAVSQET
- the LOC122819916 gene encoding E3 ubiquitin-protein ligase TRIM39-like isoform X2, with product MLPEKQLQCSICQQVLADPVTTPCGHNFCLVCIGQLWDSSDVCQCPACNKTFASRPEISINTAFKELADALRQMIVCSSASPLSAAKPGEVVCDVCAASSLQVRAHKSCLVCLTSYCEAHLEPHRTAATLKLHKLMEPVTNLQDRLCKKHERLLEIFCRTEQMCVCQFCTETEHKDHRAVTMEDESKERKVHMKQTQADFQQMIQERQKKIEEIKTCLKLSTLSAEKEKKASDSLFTSLINSTKERRAEADAEIEERQRAEEKRAEELIGELQQEIAELQRRNTELNQLENTDDHLHLLQRLPSLVSPPPTNREWTETRIYPELCVGTVRRALSRLHNTVRKDLDVLKKEEMRRMQKYAVDVVLDPDTAHPNIVLSSDGKQAGRGELLHLVPDIPQRFDPVICVLSKKGFRSGRFYFQVAVGNKTFWDLGVVKESVNRKGMITSTPDNGYWTVRLRNASEYRALDSPSVLLQLQKSPKTIGVFTDYEERMVSFFDVDDRSHIYTFTGCLFSERIFPFFSPGVFDHGKNTEPLIITAVSQET